A genomic segment from Nostoc sp. ATCC 53789 encodes:
- a CDS encoding ATP-binding protein: protein MNNELIKQIFGLIKLNNKLIAVESPLQERVRLLINLASECEQYNINCYLWTLEDDALQQLSTNEEGLSLQRVDQYQAIAKNRREHYFEILRFWKTTHLQGILILEGIFPWLGESTTDPDFFLTSEWIKSALINLKLYNCHANKAAILLGSNATVSSDIAPEVPTIVQQLPAIEEISSYLAQVLPDYSRSDIHATANAGLGMYLADIDYGIRQAIVNHEITPDELVSQLSAYKIDLFKRIYNIQFLQPPSTPIGGLELMQQAFKTYKRLLSSLAKAYNLRLPKGILLIGPPGTGKSYSAKASSAQLGLPLISVEWGSFRSYGNLAEYKLKSLLALVDRINRVILYLDDFDKGFAGDDDLSKRLAGMLLTWMQERTSEVLIIASANNIQWLPPELTRSGRFDEIFKVDLPNYGERHEIFKIHLARFDPRFRDRGDGYSEQEWKRLLKATQRCVGAEIQAIVERAAVFSFCQMFGDDVAPASELPSLEITLSALLAARQSMNPLAIREADRVESMRNIAALHGLPSSPIDSSIYSLGNVDIFGET, encoded by the coding sequence ATGAATAATGAGTTAATTAAACAAATATTTGGATTAATTAAGCTTAACAATAAGCTGATTGCTGTCGAGTCTCCATTGCAAGAGAGGGTCAGGCTGCTCATCAATCTCGCCAGTGAATGCGAACAATACAATATTAACTGTTACCTGTGGACGCTGGAGGATGATGCGCTACAGCAGTTATCTACTAATGAGGAGGGATTAAGTTTACAAAGAGTTGACCAGTATCAGGCGATCGCCAAGAATCGACGTGAACATTACTTTGAAATTCTGCGATTCTGGAAAACTACCCATTTACAAGGGATTCTCATACTAGAGGGCATATTCCCTTGGCTGGGAGAGTCTACCACTGACCCCGATTTCTTTCTGACTTCCGAGTGGATTAAGTCAGCCCTCATTAACCTGAAGCTGTACAATTGCCATGCTAACAAAGCAGCGATTCTCTTAGGGTCAAACGCCACCGTGTCATCTGACATTGCCCCCGAAGTTCCTACCATTGTGCAACAATTGCCAGCTATAGAGGAAATAAGCAGTTACTTAGCTCAAGTATTACCTGATTACAGCCGCAGCGATATTCATGCGACGGCGAACGCCGGCTTAGGCATGTACTTGGCAGACATTGACTATGGAATTAGACAGGCGATTGTAAATCATGAAATTACACCGGATGAGTTAGTGTCTCAACTGTCCGCTTACAAAATTGACCTATTTAAGCGAATTTATAATATTCAATTTCTCCAACCTCCAAGCACTCCTATCGGGGGGCTGGAACTGATGCAGCAAGCGTTTAAAACTTATAAGCGCCTTCTATCCTCATTGGCTAAAGCTTACAATCTTCGTTTACCCAAGGGGATTTTATTAATCGGCCCACCGGGAACAGGAAAATCTTACTCCGCTAAAGCAAGTTCTGCACAATTGGGGCTACCTCTGATTTCAGTAGAGTGGGGTAGTTTCCGCAGTTACGGTAATTTGGCTGAATATAAACTCAAGAGTTTACTCGCACTGGTAGACCGAATCAATCGTGTAATTTTATACCTTGATGACTTTGATAAGGGATTCGCCGGGGATGATGATTTATCTAAACGCCTCGCTGGTATGCTTTTGACCTGGATGCAAGAACGTACTAGTGAGGTTTTAATTATCGCTTCGGCTAACAATATTCAATGGCTACCACCAGAGCTAACCAGAAGTGGACGCTTTGACGAGATTTTTAAGGTGGATTTACCCAATTATGGAGAACGGCACGAAATATTCAAGATTCACTTAGCCCGTTTCGATCCTCGTTTCCGTGATCGGGGCGATGGCTACAGTGAACAAGAATGGAAAAGGTTACTCAAAGCCACGCAGCGATGTGTCGGTGCGGAGATTCAAGCCATTGTTGAACGTGCCGCCGTCTTTAGTTTCTGTCAAATGTTTGGTGATGATGTTGCACCAGCTAGCGAACTGCCATCACTTGAGATTACATTGTCGGCATTGTTGGCTGCAAGGCAGAGTATGAATCCTCTCGCCATCCGTGAAGCTGACCGAGTTGAAAGTATGCGTAACATTGCGGCTTTACATGGCCTTCCATCTAGTCCAATTGATTCTTCTATATATAGTCTCGGCAATGTTGATATTTTTGGTGAAACATGA
- a CDS encoding ParM/StbA family protein, producing the protein MTTTNTNQDKSSQVVQFILTADLGGSSTKAIAQIYPAGVPFALWMSPEVADVGEGSTKHLTVDALPDDSAWVRIGQEYCVLGSIAKREFAGTAALQDLKSDYALSKVAGLLWLAKRQINVDIHEMFLQILLPPGEEKNVQDLAKKFVLNYRQGVITPTGRMKIKVNSFKNLPEGTGIISYRNRALGNVFSQKNIGLLMLGHRNASFTLSEKGKVAKKESTDLGMNWVLQKFVERTSVGLSKDDPCIAAALVEASKGNFTALRNLSRRNTSSGINSDLELFKSVLEVIRDEYCRALLRWVKNHVPLDEVLICGGTGEFVRRELTQYFQTESIPIVWNGGVVIPKSLDTVGLGERLADVWATHISYVRMLDENFCYERKQKLVPDSYSPAVNHLTSINRV; encoded by the coding sequence ATGACAACTACAAATACTAATCAGGACAAATCAAGCCAAGTCGTACAGTTTATACTGACGGCAGACTTGGGGGGTAGTTCAACCAAAGCGATCGCTCAGATTTATCCGGCGGGAGTGCCATTTGCATTGTGGATGAGTCCAGAAGTTGCCGATGTGGGAGAGGGTTCAACCAAACATTTAACTGTAGATGCGCTGCCTGATGATAGCGCTTGGGTGAGAATTGGTCAGGAATATTGTGTATTAGGGAGTATTGCAAAAAGAGAGTTTGCTGGAACTGCGGCACTGCAAGATTTGAAGTCTGACTATGCCTTATCAAAGGTTGCTGGTTTGTTGTGGCTAGCTAAACGTCAAATAAATGTAGATATTCACGAAATGTTTCTCCAGATTTTGCTACCACCTGGAGAAGAGAAGAATGTACAAGATTTGGCTAAAAAGTTTGTCTTGAACTATAGGCAAGGAGTAATAACGCCAACGGGAAGAATGAAAATTAAGGTCAATAGCTTCAAAAATCTTCCTGAAGGAACAGGTATTATTTCTTACAGAAATCGCGCTCTAGGGAATGTATTTTCTCAAAAAAATATAGGATTGTTAATGCTGGGTCATCGTAATGCTAGTTTTACCCTTTCAGAAAAAGGGAAAGTAGCAAAGAAAGAATCGACAGACTTGGGGATGAATTGGGTGTTACAAAAGTTTGTCGAACGTACTAGCGTAGGACTATCGAAAGATGATCCGTGTATAGCGGCGGCTTTAGTGGAAGCAAGTAAAGGTAATTTCACTGCATTACGAAATTTGTCACGTAGGAATACATCATCAGGAATTAACTCGGATTTAGAGTTGTTTAAATCAGTTTTAGAAGTGATTCGGGATGAATACTGTCGAGCATTGCTGCGCTGGGTGAAAAACCATGTACCATTAGACGAAGTTCTCATCTGTGGTGGTACTGGTGAGTTTGTGCGTCGAGAACTGACACAATATTTTCAAACAGAAAGCATCCCTATCGTTTGGAATGGTGGAGTAGTTATTCCCAAATCGTTAGATACTGTTGGCTTGGGTGAGCGACTGGCTGATGTTTGGGCAACTCATATTAGTTATGTGAGAATGCTGGATGAAAATTTTTGCTATGAGCGCAAACAGAAATTAGTACCAGATTCTTATTCTCCAGCAGTTAATCATCTCACTTCTATCAATAGAGTGTAG
- a CDS encoding TrbI/VirB10 family protein, producing MSEENNKNGSVSTLEDLLKIDDVNKTNGNKAPEPESLLVPTKHTFVTSPWSRLAIIAVPFGVGFLAIFLMLNGVFNPAPSPKIGLKTQEIPTTEQAQESDDGDGDARAKLALSDQEDELGRINKNRFDQPAPVPVSVDQKVVPSNPPSPRPAPRSVQNTQSRRVTQTTPQAIRTYTPPPTRTSFSPRSSISARTVTPLDPLEQLNKLRGIGSYGKIAYAETSTSKQSLLDPDLSQAVQNQPNEQTDTNNFDQTTPQNSSDSIEKIRPRWQATSKVNKITLANNYLPQESQILQGKQTRYLTVGTFASGVLVTSLIQATVNNSGQTQTQTPTSNNTRSVARLQEDLRDNYGQVAIPSGTMLAVELASVDGGSYAVAYVRAIILDNTEYPISAGAISVTGVGGTPLIARRFQDRGGEIARSDLFGGAVSALGKVGEIMNQPDSEEEISDEFTGRIRRRSSGNQRNLTGALVEGFFGQVSQNISQRNQRNTQEITSRPNTWFIPQGTKVTFNVNRSLELP from the coding sequence ATGAGTGAAGAGAATAATAAAAATGGATCTGTATCGACTTTAGAGGATTTGCTTAAAATAGATGATGTTAATAAAACTAATGGTAATAAAGCACCAGAACCAGAAAGTTTATTAGTACCAACTAAGCACACATTTGTTACTTCTCCTTGGTCAAGACTAGCAATAATTGCTGTCCCTTTTGGAGTTGGATTTTTAGCGATATTTTTGATGCTCAATGGTGTTTTCAATCCCGCACCATCACCAAAGATTGGTCTGAAAACGCAGGAAATACCGACCACTGAACAAGCCCAAGAAAGTGATGATGGAGACGGTGATGCGCGTGCAAAACTCGCTCTGTCGGATCAAGAAGATGAGTTAGGTCGCATTAACAAAAATAGATTTGACCAACCAGCGCCAGTACCAGTTTCAGTAGACCAAAAGGTTGTGCCATCTAACCCACCATCTCCACGACCTGCGCCACGGAGTGTTCAAAATACACAATCACGTCGCGTAACTCAGACTACTCCACAAGCGATTAGAACCTACACTCCGCCACCAACACGCACGAGTTTTTCTCCAAGATCCTCTATATCTGCACGGACAGTAACGCCCCTAGATCCCCTTGAGCAATTGAACAAACTCCGTGGCATCGGTTCTTACGGCAAAATCGCATACGCCGAAACTAGCACCAGCAAACAATCTTTATTAGATCCGGATCTTTCTCAAGCAGTTCAAAATCAACCGAATGAACAAACAGATACAAATAATTTTGACCAAACCACGCCGCAAAACTCAAGCGACTCGATTGAAAAGATCCGCCCCAGGTGGCAAGCAACTTCTAAAGTTAACAAGATTACTTTAGCTAACAATTATTTACCTCAAGAAAGCCAAATTCTCCAAGGCAAACAAACTCGCTACCTTACCGTTGGCACTTTTGCTAGTGGTGTCCTTGTTACATCTTTAATTCAAGCCACAGTTAATAATTCAGGGCAGACACAGACACAAACACCAACCTCTAATAACACTAGGTCTGTCGCTAGACTGCAAGAGGATTTACGCGATAACTATGGGCAAGTGGCAATTCCTTCGGGAACAATGCTAGCAGTCGAGTTAGCTTCAGTTGATGGCGGCAGTTACGCTGTCGCTTATGTCAGAGCGATCATATTAGATAATACAGAATATCCTATTTCTGCGGGTGCGATTTCCGTGACAGGAGTTGGTGGTACACCCCTAATAGCTCGAAGATTTCAGGACAGGGGTGGCGAGATTGCCCGTAGTGACTTGTTTGGTGGTGCTGTGTCTGCATTGGGGAAGGTTGGGGAGATTATGAACCAACCGGATAGTGAAGAAGAAATTTCTGATGAATTCACAGGCAGGATTCGCAGACGTAGTAGTGGCAATCAGCGCAATCTCACTGGTGCGTTAGTAGAAGGTTTTTTTGGTCAAGTTAGCCAAAACATCAGCCAACGTAATCAACGTAATACTCAAGAAATTACTTCTCGCCCTAATACTTGGTTTATTCCACAGGGAACCAAAGTTACCTTTAATGTAAATCGCTCTTTAGAGTTGCCATGA
- a CDS encoding type IV secretory system conjugative DNA transfer family protein translates to MSKSFKINSANPQTFQFEQLQNPSDAIGKYTHSLFTPNGLTVLSLLGAYILLRVFFGDSNKKKIATSYWGGAKETATAQKKAILQIANPQCDSAALYIGKHQGKGANTTFYIPDVQRGTAVIGAPGSGKTFSAINPMIYSAIDQEFPCIVYDFKYPSQAKVAAYAKYKGYDVHIFAPGFPESEVCNPLDFLRDSSDAESSRQISTVINKNFRLLGNSTEDGFFGPSGDQLTQAILMLAKEFGQFADVMTCAAILSSEQMVKRLMAASLNPWVKIAFGQLFSSAASEKTVAGIVATASIMFTRFMAKNTLGCFIGKTTLPLEIKGKQMIIFGLDRERRDAVGPLMTSILHMTIARNIAKKRKDPLIVALDELPSIYLPDLYRWLNESRSEGFCGLIGFQNMGQLEKNYGKDIAKAILGACSTKFIFNPGENESAQLFSNFLGDEEIKYKQKSRSTGSKNNSTSISDQEKTRKLFESAQFLKLIAGKCVFINPAYANQKEGSVPLLKTIKINESLKNIEKYNQLKWARIVSLLARKSTQKFPSQQDLALRVKQVDSRFPLPENPQAISNNSGLTFKEVGSMINQNKSNSGI, encoded by the coding sequence ATGAGCAAATCTTTCAAAATAAATAGCGCTAATCCTCAAACATTTCAGTTTGAGCAATTACAAAATCCTTCAGACGCAATTGGCAAGTACACTCACTCTCTTTTCACCCCCAATGGACTAACAGTTTTATCCTTGCTTGGCGCTTACATTTTGCTCAGGGTATTTTTTGGCGACTCTAACAAGAAGAAAATTGCTACCTCTTATTGGGGTGGAGCTAAAGAAACTGCTACTGCTCAGAAAAAAGCCATCTTGCAAATCGCCAATCCCCAATGTGATAGTGCGGCACTTTACATTGGTAAGCATCAGGGAAAAGGTGCTAATACTACTTTTTATATTCCTGATGTGCAAAGAGGTACGGCAGTCATTGGCGCTCCCGGTAGCGGTAAAACATTCAGCGCCATTAACCCGATGATTTACTCGGCAATTGATCAGGAATTTCCATGTATAGTTTATGACTTCAAATACCCTTCTCAAGCGAAAGTTGCTGCTTATGCTAAATATAAGGGCTATGATGTTCACATCTTTGCACCGGGATTTCCTGAATCTGAAGTTTGCAATCCTTTAGATTTTCTTCGGGATAGTAGTGATGCCGAATCGTCCCGACAAATTTCCACTGTGATCAATAAGAATTTCCGACTTTTGGGCAATTCAACTGAAGATGGTTTCTTTGGCCCGTCGGGGGATCAGCTGACTCAGGCAATTCTGATGTTAGCTAAAGAGTTCGGTCAATTCGCAGATGTTATGACTTGCGCCGCGATACTTTCTAGCGAACAAATGGTCAAACGCCTGATGGCTGCTTCTCTCAATCCTTGGGTAAAAATTGCTTTTGGGCAACTGTTCAGTTCTGCTGCATCTGAAAAAACTGTTGCAGGCATTGTTGCTACCGCCAGTATTATGTTCACTCGCTTTATGGCGAAAAACACCTTGGGCTGTTTCATCGGTAAGACAACTTTACCTTTGGAAATTAAAGGTAAGCAGATGATTATTTTTGGGTTGGACAGAGAACGCCGAGATGCAGTAGGGCCTCTCATGACCAGCATTTTACACATGACCATCGCCCGTAACATTGCCAAAAAACGGAAAGATCCACTGATCGTTGCACTGGATGAATTACCGTCTATTTATCTGCCTGATTTATATAGATGGCTGAATGAATCTCGTTCTGAGGGCTTCTGCGGTCTTATCGGCTTCCAAAATATGGGGCAGCTTGAGAAGAACTACGGTAAGGATATTGCTAAGGCGATCCTGGGGGCTTGCAGCACTAAGTTTATATTCAATCCTGGTGAGAACGAGTCAGCCCAATTATTCTCCAACTTCTTGGGTGATGAAGAGATTAAGTACAAGCAAAAAAGCCGTTCTACTGGTAGTAAAAATAATAGCACTAGTATTAGTGACCAAGAGAAAACTAGAAAGCTTTTTGAATCGGCTCAATTTCTCAAACTAATTGCTGGCAAATGTGTTTTTATTAATCCGGCTTATGCCAATCAAAAGGAGGGGTCTGTTCCTTTACTCAAAACTATCAAAATTAATGAGTCACTCAAAAATATTGAGAAATACAATCAACTTAAATGGGCAAGAATTGTCAGTTTATTAGCTAGAAAGAGTACACAGAAATTTCCCTCACAGCAAGATTTAGCTTTGCGAGTTAAGCAAGTTGATTCACGCTTTCCGCTTCCCGAAAACCCTCAAGCTATTTCTAATAATTCGGGACTAACATTCAAAGAAGTCGGCAGCATGATTAATCAAAACAAATCTAACAGTGGAATTTGA
- a CDS encoding DUF192 domain-containing protein — MKTLKINSEKDLYVAAFNLLNILGPVAGVSIIIGTVAIGYVQTRPQDLPATHILTLGKRTFNLEAASTPEQLEKGLKFRASLNGDHGMLFNLGGEIHNVPFWMYKVNFPLDIFYLKDNVVTTAVYNAQPCYKTPCPIYKGKVANQVLELATGAANIKVGDRLNIQPLSSAKELYRLRSGCHGNLPKTCVLH, encoded by the coding sequence ATGAAAACTTTAAAAATTAATTCTGAAAAGGATTTATACGTTGCTGCCTTCAACTTACTGAACATACTAGGCCCTGTCGCTGGAGTATCAATTATCATCGGCACTGTGGCGATTGGTTACGTCCAAACTCGTCCCCAGGATTTACCAGCTACGCACATTCTTACTCTTGGCAAGCGCACATTTAACTTGGAAGCCGCTTCTACACCAGAGCAATTAGAGAAAGGGCTGAAATTTCGAGCATCTTTAAACGGTGATCATGGAATGTTATTCAATTTGGGAGGAGAAATTCACAACGTGCCTTTCTGGATGTACAAGGTAAATTTTCCATTAGACATCTTTTATCTTAAGGACAATGTGGTGACAACTGCGGTTTACAATGCCCAACCGTGCTACAAAACCCCTTGCCCCATCTACAAGGGGAAAGTTGCCAATCAAGTGCTAGAGCTAGCAACAGGCGCTGCCAATATCAAGGTTGGCGACAGGCTTAACATCCAACCCTTATCATCAGCCAAAGAATTATATCGATTGCGATCAGGCTGTCATGGCAATTTGCCAAAAACGTGTGTATTGCATTAA
- the mobV gene encoding MobV family relaxase: MITKSYQVYPRCEAMSYAIARLKKLKRGNISGSASHTARERETPNADPTQKNIRFIGSLNPEERLEDLVLAKIGDSEQKRKIRTDAVYCVELLLSASPSYFRPDCPTQAGYYEPQKLDNWVEATHQWLADEYGNRIVRAELHLDEATPHIHAYFVPLDDQGQLRCNHFFDGRQKIQQFQDSYYQTMRLIGLERGIKGSRAQHQDIKDFYRIVEEGRDLEVDELSAAQLKAKAADRDRANQRKEEMEATAKALALDNEQLRRRIEQLEQDNQSIKKLTEWSTDLALDDVAWELGLWRKGNEWVGGNHIINIDGSKFSDLASGSHFEGNDAIDLVKHVNQCNQTTAIAWIGERFGEVGAKRAAMAHAQKVAADIIQTQPVPQFTPPIEDKANWSGVEHYLTQKRGIPSDCVQMLHNQGLVYADSKANVVFVMRDLNGKTKGAFLEGAVNNFSGYELGTVRRDSWFYFTLGKKPNEQTSTVVLSFSPIDAISVAMLEYQVKGIPENRTVYMAADDTSNLPVERLRNVAHVQVAFSQPTVARAVKELLPHSTQLKCESRDWNTQLINFSHQLQQRYSQQKHEELEL, from the coding sequence GTGATAACAAAATCATACCAAGTTTATCCAAGATGTGAAGCCATGAGCTACGCGATCGCGCGATTAAAAAAATTAAAGCGGGGTAATATATCAGGGAGTGCATCTCACACTGCACGAGAAAGAGAAACCCCGAATGCAGATCCCACTCAAAAAAATATTCGGTTCATCGGTAGCCTCAACCCAGAGGAACGACTAGAGGATTTAGTCTTAGCCAAGATAGGGGACTCGGAGCAGAAGCGGAAGATTCGCACTGATGCGGTGTACTGCGTGGAGTTACTGTTGAGTGCATCGCCCAGTTATTTCCGTCCCGACTGCCCCACTCAAGCTGGTTACTATGAACCCCAAAAGCTGGATAACTGGGTAGAAGCGACTCACCAGTGGTTAGCGGATGAATATGGCAATCGCATTGTCCGCGCCGAATTGCATTTAGATGAAGCCACGCCCCATATTCACGCTTATTTTGTCCCCCTTGATGATCAAGGGCAATTGCGCTGTAATCATTTCTTTGACGGGCGGCAGAAGATCCAACAATTTCAGGATTCGTACTACCAGACAATGCGGCTAATTGGACTAGAGCGGGGTATCAAGGGAAGTAGAGCGCAGCACCAGGACATCAAGGACTTTTACCGCATTGTGGAGGAGGGGCGCGATTTAGAAGTTGATGAGCTAAGTGCAGCGCAGTTGAAGGCTAAAGCTGCCGACCGAGACAGGGCGAATCAGCGTAAGGAAGAGATGGAAGCTACAGCCAAAGCTCTTGCACTTGACAATGAACAGTTACGGCGGCGGATAGAGCAATTGGAGCAAGATAATCAATCAATTAAAAAACTTACCGAATGGTCAACTGATTTAGCTTTGGATGATGTTGCTTGGGAGTTGGGGCTGTGGCGTAAAGGGAATGAATGGGTAGGAGGAAACCACATCATTAATATAGATGGCTCTAAATTTAGCGACCTTGCTTCCGGTTCTCATTTTGAAGGTAATGATGCAATTGATTTGGTGAAACACGTTAATCAATGCAACCAAACAACTGCGATCGCATGGATCGGGGAGCGATTTGGTGAAGTCGGCGCAAAACGTGCAGCGATGGCTCATGCTCAAAAAGTTGCGGCGGACATTATCCAAACTCAACCAGTACCGCAATTCACTCCACCGATTGAGGATAAAGCTAATTGGTCAGGTGTTGAACATTACCTAACTCAGAAACGAGGCATACCCTCTGATTGCGTACAAATGTTACATAACCAAGGACTAGTTTATGCCGACTCAAAAGCAAATGTAGTGTTTGTGATGCGGGATCTCAACGGAAAGACCAAAGGAGCATTTTTAGAAGGGGCAGTTAATAATTTCTCTGGTTATGAGTTAGGTACTGTTCGCCGTGATAGCTGGTTTTACTTTACTTTGGGGAAAAAGCCTAACGAACAAACTAGTACTGTCGTGCTGTCTTTTTCTCCCATTGATGCCATTTCAGTAGCCATGCTGGAATATCAGGTTAAAGGAATACCAGAAAACAGAACAGTTTACATGGCAGCAGATGACACTTCAAATTTACCTGTTGAAAGATTACGTAATGTGGCTCATGTACAGGTAGCTTTTAGTCAACCAACAGTGGCACGGGCTGTTAAAGAACTGCTGCCACACTCGACTCAACTCAAGTGCGAAAGTCGGGATTGGAATACGCAGTTAATCAATTTCTCCCATCAATTGCAACAACGGTACTCACAACAAAAACACGAGGAGTTAGAGCTATAG